In the Vigna radiata var. radiata cultivar VC1973A unplaced genomic scaffold, Vradiata_ver6 scaffold_223, whole genome shotgun sequence genome, one interval contains:
- the LOC106753329 gene encoding quinolinate synthase, chloroplastic, with protein sequence MAVITVNTTVSTSFFLSTSCKPKPFIVQPLKQQLPLLKPFKCLRRRSSSVKPNPVISCSAIATSELVVPSKLEQLAAEFRLLQEPRERVKRLLDFAAAMEPMAESSRVDSNRVMGCTSRVWVEVRIDEEGKVRVAADSDSDITRGFCACLVWVLDGSKPEEVMNVSTDDLASLNAGLPGGSGRSRVNTWHNVLVSMQKRTKQLVAQREGKFPFEPFPSLVITSDGVFPKGSYAEAQAKYLFPNEVKVDELVNLLTEKNIGVVAHFYMDPEVQGVLTAAQKQWPHIHISDSLVMADTAVKMAKAGCQFITVLGVDFMSENVRAILDQAGFSEVGVYRMSNEQIGCSLADAAATPTYMEYLSAASRSTSLHVIYINTKLETKAFAHELVPTITCTSSNVVQTILQAFAQVPDLSIWYGPDSYMGANIKELFQQMANMTDEEIAAIHPEHSQDSIRSLLPRLHYFEDGTCIVHHLFGHEVVENIKEMYCDAFLTAHLEVPGEMFSLAMEAKRRGMGVVGSTKNILDFIQDRVQEALDRNINDHLQFVLGTESGMVTSIVAKVRSLLELAKSSSEKAKVTVEIVFPVSSDSISKSSSSLSSGVQSAKVDDIILPVVPGIASGEGCSIHGGCASCPYMKMNSLSSLLKVCCNLPDEENILSAYKAERFKLETPNGKSVADVGCEPILHMRNFQATKKLPEILVNQILHPRRSTH encoded by the exons ATGGCAGTTATCACTGTGAACACCACTGTCTCCACTTCCTTTTTCCTCTCAACCTCATGCAAACCAAAACCCTTCATCGTTCAACCCCTCAAACAACAACTTCCGTTACTTAAACCCTTCAAATGCCTCCGACGCCGTTCAAGTTCGGTCAAGCCAAACCCTGTGATTTCCTGCTCTGCGATAGCCACCTCCGAGCTCGTCGTTCCGTCCAAGCTCGAGCAGCTGGCGGCGGAGTTCCGGTTGCTGCAGGAGCCGAGGGAGCGGGTGAAGCGCCTGCTTGACTTCGCGGCGGCGATGGAGCCTATGGCGGAGTCGAGTCGGGTCGACTCGAACCGGGTGATGGGGTGCACCTCGCGCGTCTGGGTAGAGGTGAGGATCGACGAGGAGGGGAAAGTGAGGGTGGCGGCGGACAGTGATTCGGATATTACGAGGGGTTTCTGCGCGTGTCTGGTGTGGGTGCTGGATGGTTCAAAGCCGGAGGAAGTTATGAATGTGAGCACCGATGATTTGGCTAGTCTGAATGCGGGGTTGCCGGGAGGTAGTGGGCGATCGAGGGTTAACACGTGGCACAACGTGCTGGTGAGCATGCAGAAGAGGACCAAGCAGTTGGTGGCTCAGAGGGAAGGGAAGTTTCCCTTTGAGCCTTTTCCTTCCTTGGTTATTACCTCTGACGGGGTTTTTCCCAAGGGTAGCTACGCTGAAGCCCAG GCAAAATATCTGTTCCCTAATGAGGTAAAAGTTGATGAATTAGTCAATTTGCTGACGGAGAAGAACATTGGTGTTGTTGCACACTTTTACATGGATCCTGAGGTCCAAGGCGTTTTAACTGCTGCTCAGAAGCAATGGCCACATATCCATATATCTGATTCACTGGTCATGGCAGATACTGCAGTTAAAATGGCAAAAGCTGGATGCCAGTTCATAACAGTGTTAGGTGTAGATTTTATGTCAGAAAATGTGCGTGCCATCCTTGATCAAGCGGGTTTTAGTGAG GTTGGTGTGTATAGGATGTCAAATGAGCAAATTGGTTGCTCTCTGGCTGATGCTGCAGCTACTCCTACTTACATGGAATATCTTTCAGCTGCTTCCAGGTCTACGTCTTTGCACGTCATATACATTAATACTAAGTTAGAGACAAAGGCATTTGCTCATGAGCTTGTGCCTACAATAACCTGTACTTCATCAAATGTTGTCCAGACTATCCTACAG GCATTTGCTCAAGTTCCAGATTTGAGCATATGGTATGGACCTGATTCTTACATGGGTGCAAACATTAAAGAATTGTTCCAACAAATGGCAAATATGACTGATGAAGAGATTGCTGCAATACATCCCGAGCACAGTCAAGACTCTATTAGATCATTATTACCTCGACTTCACTATTTTGAG GATGGAACATGCATTGTTCACCATCTATTTGGCCATGAAGTTGTGgagaatataaaagaaatgtatTGTGATGCGTTTCTCACTGCTCATCTTGAGGTTCCTGGAGAGATGTTTTCATTGGCAATGGAAGCAAAGAGAAGGGGAATGGGCGTAGTAGGCTCCACTAAGAATATTTTAGATTTCATACAGGATCGGGTTCAGGAAGCTTTGGACAGGAATATAAATGACCATCTCCAATTTGTTTTAGGAACAGAATCTGGGATGGTGACTTCAATTGTGGCTAAAGTTCGTAGTTTGTTGGAGCTTGCGAAGTCCTCCTCTGAAAAAGCAAAAGTTACTGTTGAAATAGTCTTTCCAGTTTCTTCAGACTCAATCTCAAAATCATCCTCAAGTTTATCCTCAGGTGTTCAATCTGCCAAAGTGGATGATATCATACTTCCCGTGGTACCAGGAATAGCCAGCGGGGAGGGCTGTTCCATTCATGGTGGCTGTGCATCTTGTCCATACATGAAG ATGAATTCTCTGAGCTCGCTCCTGAAAGTCTGCTGTAACCTACCTGATGAAGAAAATATCCTTTCTGCATACAAGGCAGAGAGATTTAAGTTGGAAACACCAAATGGGAAATCAGTGGCAGATGTTGGATGTGAGCCTATTTTGCACATGAGGAATTTCCAG GCTACTAAAAAGCTTCCAGAGATTCTTGTAAACCAGATTCTTCACCCTCGACGAAGTACACACTGA